Within Micromonospora narathiwatensis, the genomic segment TGTCCTGCTCCGCCGCGATGGCCTGGGTGGACAGCAGGGTGGGGTACGCGGTGGCCAGGCTCAGGGCGGCCCGGACCGCGTAGTCGCCGCGCGCGGAGATCTGCACCCTGCCATCATGCCGGGCCGGGCCGGGCGGGGGAGTCGGCGGGCGGGCGGGGGCGCACCATACCGACGGTCAACGGGTGCTCGCGGGCGGCCCGGAACGCCCCCGGACTCATTCCGACCTCGCGGGTGAAGAAGCGGCCGAAGTTGGTCGGCTCGGGGAAGCCGAGCCGTCGGCCGATCCGGGCGATCGGCTCGTCGGTGGCGGCGAGCAGCCGGCGGGCCTGCAACGCGACCCGGTCGTCGATCACCTGCTTGGCGCTGCGCCCGGTCACCGCCAGGCAGGCGCGGGTCAGCGTACGCACCGAGCAGCCGATCCGGGCGGCGTAGTCCTCCACCCGGCGGGTGTGCTGATAGCCCCGCTCCACCTCCCGGCGCAGCCGCTGGAAGGCCTCCGTCTCCGGGCGCGGCGCGCGCCCCGACGCGGCGGGAAGCATGGTCAGCCGCAGCAGCAGCACGGCGAGCTGGTGGCGCAGCAGCGCTGCCGCGGCGGGCACCCCCGCGTGGCGGTCCGCGTCCACGGTCAGCTGGGTCACCTCGCTGATCACCGCGTCCTCGTCCTCCCCGGCGAGCTGCCGGTACGGGGGCACCGCGTCCGGGTCCACGTCGAGGCCGCTCAGCGTCCCGGCGCCCCAGCGCACCACCGTCGCGTCGAGCTGCGCACCGAGGCAGCGCAGCACCTGGCCGGGGCGGGCCCGCAGCAGCGCGCCGGGCCGGCAGGGCAGCGCCCGGAAGTCCAGCTCGGCGCTGCCGTGACCGCTCGTGACCAGGATCAGCAGGTCCGCGTCGAGGAGGACCGGGCGGGACCAGCCGGGCCCGGGCGCGAGGTCACCGAGCGCACCGGTGGTGATGTCGTCGGGGTCGTAGCCGAGAGTGGGCAGGTCGGTGCGGGTGGCCGGGGGAAGCTGACCGGTGTTGACCATCGTTCCGACGTTAACGGTCGGCGGCGGATGTTGCACTTCGACGGATTCGGGCATCAAGGACGGGTCTTGTCGCCGGGGAGGCCGGCCGGTTAGGTTACCGATCGGTAGTGCCGGGGTCGCGCCGGACCGGCCCGCGGCCCGGCCGACTCGCGATGGGATGGGCATGACGGATCTGTTCTCGGTCGAAGGCAAGACGGTCCTGGTCACCGGCGGCTCGCGAGGGATCGGGCTCATGATCGCCCGGGGCTTCGTGCAAGCCGGCGCGAAGGTCATCATCTCCTCGCGCAAGGCCGACGTCTGCGAGCGGGTGGCCAAGGAGCTGTCCGTCGAGGGGCACTGCGAGGCGATCCCCGCCGACCTGAGCGGCGACGTGGGCGCGCTGGGGCTGGCCGCCGCCGTCCGCGAGCGCACCGACCGGCTCGACGTGCTGGTCAACAACGCCGGTGCCACCTGGGGCGCGCCGCTGGAGGCGTACCCGGAGAGCGCTTTCGACAAGCTCTGGGCGGTCAACGTCAAGGCCGTCTTCCGGCTCACCACCGCGCTGCTGCCGGCGCTGCGCGCGGCGGCCAGCGCCGACGACCCGGCCCGCGTCATCAACATCGGGTCGATCGACGGCCTCCGCGTGCCGTGGATGGAGGTGTACGCGTACTCGGCGACCAAGGCAGCCGTGCACATGCTCACCCGCAGCCTCGCCCACCAGCTCGCCGGCGAGCAGATCACGGTCAACGCGATCGCGCCCGGGCCGTTCGAGAGCAAGATGATGGCCTTCGCCCTGGACGACCCGGCGTCCCGGGCGGCGATCGAGCGGCAGGTGCCGCTGGGCCGGATCGGCCGTCCCGAGGACATGGCGGGCACGGCGATCTACCTGTCGTCCCGGGCCGGGGCGTACCTGACCGGGGCGGTCATCCCCGTCGACGGCGGCATCACCACGCACGGCTGAGTCGGGCGTACCCCGGTCCGTGAGTTGCCGGAGCCGCGCGGACTCGGCAGATCCGCGCGGCCCCGGTGTGCGTCGTCAGCGGCCGGCGAGCAGCCGGTTCACCGCCGTGTCGACGTCCAGGTGCTCGGCCTCCCGGCCGCGCGGGACGACGACGTAGGTCCGGCGCAGGAAGCGCACGAGGACGCTGCGCGGGACCTCGAAGAGGGCGTTGCCGTCCGGGGACGACAGCGCGAGCGCGACGAAGTCGC encodes:
- a CDS encoding helix-turn-helix transcriptional regulator: MVNTGQLPPATRTDLPTLGYDPDDITTGALGDLAPGPGWSRPVLLDADLLILVTSGHGSAELDFRALPCRPGALLRARPGQVLRCLGAQLDATVVRWGAGTLSGLDVDPDAVPPYRQLAGEDEDAVISEVTQLTVDADRHAGVPAAAALLRHQLAVLLLRLTMLPAASGRAPRPETEAFQRLRREVERGYQHTRRVEDYAARIGCSVRTLTRACLAVTGRSAKQVIDDRVALQARRLLAATDEPIARIGRRLGFPEPTNFGRFFTREVGMSPGAFRAAREHPLTVGMVRPRPPADSPARPGPA
- a CDS encoding SDR family oxidoreductase codes for the protein MTDLFSVEGKTVLVTGGSRGIGLMIARGFVQAGAKVIISSRKADVCERVAKELSVEGHCEAIPADLSGDVGALGLAAAVRERTDRLDVLVNNAGATWGAPLEAYPESAFDKLWAVNVKAVFRLTTALLPALRAAASADDPARVINIGSIDGLRVPWMEVYAYSATKAAVHMLTRSLAHQLAGEQITVNAIAPGPFESKMMAFALDDPASRAAIERQVPLGRIGRPEDMAGTAIYLSSRAGAYLTGAVIPVDGGITTHG